A genomic stretch from Setaria viridis chromosome 1, Setaria_viridis_v4.0, whole genome shotgun sequence includes:
- the LOC117849480 gene encoding DExH-box ATP-dependent RNA helicase DExH12 has protein sequence MANLGGGAEAHARFKQYEYRANSSLVLTTDSRPRDTHEPTGEPETLYGRIDPRSFGDRAVQNRPPELEEKLTKARTKKTKRDAADPDIPRRDAKRRRRAASTQDVSVLSLTDDVVYKPQTKETRAAYEALLSVIQQQLGGQPLDVLAGAADEVLATLKNDKIKNPDKKKDIEQLLNPISNQLFDQLVSIGKLITDFHDAAAGDAAGGPSGDAMDTTLDDDVGVAVEFEESDEDEESDFDQVQDDLDEDDEDEATELNGPGGMQMGGELDDDDMQNANQGLAINVQDIDAYWLQRKISQAYGDGNIDAQQSQKLAEEILKIIAEGDDRDVENRLVMLLDYDKFDLIKLLLRNRLKIVWCTRLARAEDQEQRTKIEEEMASDPSLAPILEQLHATRASAKERQKNLEKSIRDEAKRLLNNDGAGADGPRDRRAAERDMESGWLKGQRQLLDLDSLAFHQGGLFMANKKCELPAGSFRTPHKGYEEVHVPALKAKPYETGEKIVKISDLPEWAQPAFEGMSALNRVQSRVYDTALFKPDNILLCAPTGAGKTNVAVLTILQQIGLHMKDGEFDNTKYKIVYVAPMKALVAEVVGNLSKRLAPFNVTVRELSGDQNLTKQQIDETQIIVTTPEKWDIVTRKSGDRTYTQMVKLLIIDEIHLLHDNRGPVLESIVARTVRQIETTKEHIRLVGLSATLPNYEDVALFLRVPKKSIFHFDNSYRPCPLAQQYIGITVRKPLQRFQLMNEICYEKVMAAAGKHQVLIFVHSRKETAKTAKAIRDTALANDTVSRFLKNESASQEILGTHAELVKNNDLKDLLPYGFAIHHAGMARVDRELVEELFADKHIQVLVSTATLAWGVNLPAHTVIIKGTQIYNPEKGAWTELSPLDVMQMLGRAGRPQYDTHGEGIILTGHSELQFYLSLMNQQLPIESQFVSQLADQLNAEIVLGTIQNAREACSWLGYTYLYIRMLRNPALYGLPADIFESDKTLDGRRADLIHSAANLLDRNNLIKYDRKTGYFQVTDLGRIASYYYISHGTISTYNEYLKPTMGDIELCRLFSLSEEFKYVGVRQDEKMELAKLLDRVPIPVKESLEEPSAKINVLLQAYISRLKLEGLSLSSDMVYIRQSAGRLLRALFEIVLKRGWAQLAEKALNLCKMVDKQMWSVQTPLRQFPGIPKEILMKLEKKELAWERYYDLSSQEIGELIRYPKMGRQLHKCIHQLPKLNLSAHVQPFTRTVLGFELTITPDFQWDDKIHGYVEPFWVIVEDNDGEYILHHEYFLLKKQYVDEDHTLNFTVPIYEPLPPQYFIRVVSDKWLGSQTILPVCFRHLILPEKYAPPTELLDLQPLPVSALRNARYEGLYSSFKHFNPIQTQVFTVLYNSDDSVLVAAPTGSGKTICAEFAILRNHQRAVSGESNMRVVYIAPIEALAKERYRDWERKFGEFAKVVELTGETAADLKLLDKGEIIISTPEKWDALSRRWKQRKHIQQVSLFIVDELHLLGSDKGHVLEVIVSRMRRISSHIGSNIRIVALSASLANAKDLGEWIGATSHGLFNFPPAVRPVPLEIHIQGVDIANFEARMQAMTKPTYTAITQHAKSGKPALVYVPTRKHARLTALDLCAYSSVEGGGTPFLLGSEEEMDTFTSGVEEETLKNTLKCGVGYLHEGLSELDQELVTQLFLGGRIQVCVASSTMCWGRPLPAHLVVVMGTQYYDGRENAHTDYPITDLLQMMGHASRPLQDNSGKCVILCHAPRKEYYKKFLFEAFPVESNLHHFLHDHMNAEVVVGVVENKQDAVDYLTWTFMYRRLTKNPNYYNLQGVSHRHLSDHLSELIETILNDLESSKCVAIEEDMYLKPLNLGLIASYYYISYTTIERFSSMLTQKTKMKGLLEILASASEYAELPGRPGEEDFIERLVRHQRFSIEKPKYGDPHVKANALLQAHFSRHNVVGNLAADQREILLSAHRLLQAMVDVISSNGWLSLALNTMELSQMVTQGMWDRDSVLLQVPHFTKDLARRCQENEGKPIESIFDLAEMGIDEMRDLLQLSNSQLQDIIEFFKRFPNVDMAYEVREGDDISAGDNVTVQVTLERDMTNLPSEVGPVHAPRFPKPKEEGWWLVIGDSSTNQLLAIKRVALQKRARVKLEFSAPAEAGRKDYMIYLMSDSYLGCDQEYEFTVDVKDAGD, from the exons ATGGCgaacctcggcggcggcgccgaggcgcACGCGCGCTTCAAGCAGTACGAGTACCGCGCCAACTCCAGCCTCGTCCTCACCACCGACTCCCGCCCCCGCGACACCCACGAGCCCACCGGCGAGCCCGAGACGCTCTATGGCCGCATCGACCCCAGGTCCTTCGGCGACCGCGCCGTCCAGAACAGGCCGCCCGAGCTCGAGGAGAAGCTCACCAAGGCGCGCACCAAGAAGACCAagcgcgacgccgccgaccCCGACATCCCCCGACGCGACGCCAAGCGcaggcgccgcgccgcctccacccagGACGTCAGCGTCCTCTCCCTCACCGACGACGTCGTCTACAAGCCCCAGACCAAGGAGACGCGCGCCGCCTACGAGGCCCTGCTCAGCGTCATCCAGCAGCAGCTCGGCGGCCAGCCGCTCGATGTCCTAGCTGGGGCCGCCGACGAGGTGCTCGCCACCCTCAAGAATGACAAGATCAAGAACCCTGACAAGAAGAAGGACattgagcagctcctcaaccCCATCTCCAACCAGCTCTTTGACCAGCTCGTCTCCATTGGCAAGCTCATCACCGACTTCCACGATGCGGCAGCTGGCGACGCTGCCGGTGGGCCATCTGGCGATGCCATGGACACCACCCTGGATGATGATGTCGGTGTTGCTGTCGAGTTTGAAGAGTCAGATGAAGACGAGGAGAGTGATTTTGATCAG GTGCAAGATGACttggatgaggatgatgaggacgaaGCAACGGAGTTGAATGGTCCTGGAGGCATGCAGATGGGTGGCGAGTTGGATGACGATGACATGCAGAACGCCAACCAGGGACTGGCCATCAATGTTCAGGACATTGATGCTTACTGGCTCCAGAGGAAGATATCCCAAGCATATGGGGACGGGAACATTGACGCCCAGCAGAGCCAGAAGCTTGCGGAGGAGATCTTGAAGATCATTGCTGAGGGTGATGACAGAGATGTCGAGAATCGCCTTGTCATGCTCCTGGACTATGACAAGTTTGATCTCATTAAGTTGCTGCTGCGCAACCGTCTCAAGATTGTTTGGTGCACCCGCTTGGCCAGGGCTGAAGATCAGGAACAGAGGACCAAGATAGAGGAAGAGATGGCTAGTGACCCGAGCTTGGCTCCAATATTGGAGCAGCTACATGCAACCAGAGCATCTGCAAAGGAGAGGCAGAAGAACCTCGAGAAAAGCATCAGGGATGAGGCCAAGAGGCTCCTCAACAATGATGGTGCTGGCGCTGATGGTCCGAGGGATCGCAGGGCAGCCGAGAGGGATATGGAGAGTGGATGGTTGAAAGGACAGAGGCAGCTGCTTGATCTTGACAGCCTCGCTTTTCACCAGGGTGGTCTCTTCATGGCTAACAAGAAATGTGAACTTCCTGCTGGGTCGTTTAGAACCCCTCACAAGGGATACGAGGAGGTTCATGTGCCAGCATTGAAAGCTAAGCCATATGAAACCGGGGAGAAGATTGTGAAGATATCTGACTTGCCAGAGTGGGCGCAGCCAGCTTTTGAAGGGATGTCTGCGCTGAACAGAGTTCAGAGCAGGGTCTATGATACTGCTCTTTTCAAGCCGGATAATATCCTTCTATGTGCTCCGACTGGTGCTGGTAAAACAAACGTGGCTGTTCTTACGATCCTTCAACAGATTGGTCTGCATATGAAGGATGGAGAGTTTGACAATACCAAGTACAAAATTGTCTATGTGGCCCCGATGAAGGCTTTGGTCGCTGAAGTTGTTGGAAATCTATCAAAGCGTTTGGCACCTTTCAATGTTACTGTTAGGGAACTCAGCGGAGACCAGAACCTGACCAAGCAACAGATTGATGAAACACAGATTATTGTCACGACACCTGAGAAATGGGATATTGTGACTAGGAAATCAGGGGACAGAACCTATACCCAAATGGTAAAGCTGTTAATCATTGATGAGATCCATCTGCTACATGATAACAGAGGGCCTGTTCTGGAGAGCATTGTTGCCAGGACTGTCAGGCAGATTGAGACGACCAAGGAACATATTCGTCTGGTTGGGCTTTCTGCGACACTACCAAACTATGAAGATGTTGCGTTATTTTTGCGTGTTCCTAAAAAGAGCATTTTCCATTTCGACAACAGTTACCGGCCTTGCCCTCTTGCTCAGCAGTACATTGGGATCACTGTGAGGAAACCACTACAGAGGTTCCAGTTGATGAATGAGATTTGTTATGAGAAGGTTATGGCTGCTGCTGGTAAGCATCAAGTGCTTATATTTGTACACTCAAGGAAGGAGACGGCGAAAACTGCCAAAGCAATCAGAGATACAGCTTTGGCTAACGACACAGTTAGCCGCTTCCTGAAGAACGAGAGTGCAAGCCAAGAGATCCTTGGCACTCATGCAGAACTTGTCAAAAACAATGATCTTAAAGACCTCCTCCCGTATGGGTTTGCTATTCATCATGCTGGGATGGCAAGGGTTGACCGTGAACTCGTTGAGGAACTTTTTGCTGATAAGCACATACAGGTTCTTGTGTCGACTGCCACCCTTGCATGGGGTGTCAATTTGCCTGCACATACTGTTATTATAAAGGGTACCCAGATTTACAACCCGGAAAAAGGTGCTTGGACAGAACTAAGTCCGCTGGATGTTATGCAGATGCTTGGTCGTGCAGGAAGGCCTCAGTATGATACACATGGAGAGGGAATAATCTTGACTGGCCACAGTGAATTGCAGTTTTACCTGTCTCTTATGAATCAGCAGCTACCTATTGAGAGTCAGTTTGTATCTCAATTAGCTGATCAATTGAATGCAGAGATTGTTCTGGGGACTATTCAGAATGCTCGGGAGGCATGCTCGTGGCTTGGCTACACTTACCTCTATATTCGGATGCTCCGCAATCCAGCATTGTATGGTTTGCCAGCAGACATCTTTGAGAGTGATAAAACACTTGATGGAAGGAGAGCTGACTTG ATACATTCTGCTGCAAATCTACTGGATAGGAACAATTTGATAAAGTATGACAGGAAGACAGGATACTTTCAAGTTACTGACCTGGGAAGGATTGCCAGTTATTACTATATTAGTCATGGGACTATCTCAACATACAATGAGTACCTGAAGCCTACAATGGGTGATATTGAGCTGTGTCGACTGTTTTCGCTGAGTGAAGAATTCAAGTATGTTGGTGTCAGGCAAGATGAGAAAATGGAACTTGCGAAGCTTTTGGATCGCGTCCCGATTCCTGTGAAAGAGAGCTTGGAGGAACCCAGTGCAAAGATCAATGTTCTGCTGCAAGCATACATTTCTAGGCTGAAACTGGAAGGCCTTTCTCTTAGTTCTGATATGGTCTACATTAGACAG AGTGCTGGCCGTCTTTTACGAGCACTATTTGAGATTGTTTTGAAGAGGGGATGGGCTCAACTAGCAGAGAAGGCACTGAATCTTTGCAAGATGGTTGATAAACAAATGTGGAGTGTTCAAACTCCCTTGCGCCAATTTCCTGGAATTCCAAAGGAGATTTTGATGAAACTGGAGAAGAAGGAGTTGGCTTGGGAGAGGTACTATGATCTTTCATCACAGGAAATTGGTGAACTTATCCGCTATCCCAAGATGGGGAGGCAGCTGCACAAGTGCATCCACCAGCTACCAAAATTGAATCTGTCAGCCCATGTCCAACCCTTTACCCGTACAGTTTTGGGTTTTGAGCTGACCATTACACCTGATTTCCAGTGGGATGATAAAATACATGGATATGTGGAGCCCTTCTGGGTTATAGTTGAGGACAATGATGGCGAGTACATTCTTCACCATGAATATTTTTTGCTTAAGAAGCAATATGTTGATGAAGATCATACATTGAACTTCACAGTGCCAATATATGAGCCACTTCCCCCACAGTATTTTATTCGTGTTGTGTCTGATAAGTGGCTTGGTTCTCAGACAATTCTCCCTGTCTGCTTCAGGCATTTAATTCTACCAGAAAAATATGCACCACCAACTGAATTGCTTGATCTGCAGCCTCTTCCTGTTAGTGCACTGAGAAATGCACGATATGAGGGCCTCTACAGTTCTTTCAAGCATTTCAATCCCATCCAGACTCAAGTATTCACCGTCTTGTATAATAGTGATGATAGCGTGTTGGTTGCTGCACCAACAGGCAGTGGGAAGACAATATGTGCTGAGTTTGCTATACTAAGGAACCACCAGAGGGCAGTGTCTGGTGAGAGCAACATGCGGGTTGTTTATATAGCTCCCATTGAAGCTCTTGCAAAAGAAAGATACAGGGACTGGGAGCGGAAATTTGGAGAATTTGCCAAGGTAGTTGAGCTCACTGGTGAAACTGCAGCTGATTTGAAGCTTCTGGATAAAGGGGAGATCATAATCAGTACTCCTGAGAAGTGGGATGCACTGTCTCGCCGGTGGAAACAGCGAAAGCACATTCAACAGGTCAGCTTATTCATAGTTGATGAACTTCATCTACTTGGGTCTGACAAGGGACATGTTTTGGAGGTCATTGTATCTAGGATGAGGCGTATTTCAAGCCATATTGGTAGTAACATACGGATCGTAGCACTTTCAGCATCACTTGCAAATGCTAAAGATCTTGGTGAGTGGATTGGTGCCACCTCTCACGGCCTCTTTAACTTCCCTCCGGCAGTGCGACCTGTGCCATTGGAAATTCACATTCAAGGTGTGGATATAGCAAACTTTGAGGCAAGGATGCAAGCAATGACAAAGCCTACATACACTGCCATCACACAGCATGCAAAGAGTGGTAAGCCTGCCCTGGTGTATGTACCGACAAGGAAGCATGCAAGGTTGACTGCATTGGACTTGTGTGCGTACTCTAGTGTTGAGGGTGGTGGAACACCATTTCTCCTTGGGTCAGAAGAAGAGATGGATACTTTCACCAGTGGCGTCGAAGAAGAGACGCTTAAGAATACGCTTAAATGTGGTGTAGGCTACTTGCATGAGGGTCTAAGTGAACTTGATCAGGAACTTGTAACCCAGCTGTTCCTTGGTGGGAGGATTCAAGTCTGTGTTGCAAGCAGCACAATGTGCTGGGGAAGACCATTGCCTGCTCATTTGGTTGTTGTCATGGGGACTCAGTATTATGATGGCCGTGAGAATGCTCACACTGATTATCCAATAACAGATCTGCTCCAGATGATGGGTCATGCCAGCAGGCCACTTCAAGACAACTCAGGGAAATGTGTTATATTATGTCATGCACCTCGCAAAGAGTACTACAAGAAGTTCCTTTTTGAGGCCTTCCCTGTTGAGAGCAATCTTCACCATTTCTTGCATGATCATATGAATGCTGAGGTGGTGGTTGGTGTTGTGGAGAACAAGCAAGATGCTGTAGACTACCTTACATGGACTTTCATGTACCGGCGGCTGACCAAGAATCCTAACTACTATAATCTTCAGGGTGTAAGTCACAGGCATCTTTCAGATCATCTTTCAGAGTTGATTGAGACAATCCTGAATGACCTGGAATCAAGCAAGTGTGTGGCTATAGAGGAGGACATGTACCTGAAGCCTCTTAACCTTGGCCTTATTGCTTCATACTACTATATTAGCTACACAACTATTGAACGTTTCAGTTCTATGCTGACCCAGAAGACTAAGATGAAAGGACTCCTagagattctagcatctgcatCAGAATATGCAGAACTTCCAGGTCGTCCAGGTGAGGAAGATTTCATTGAGAGGCTTGTTCGCCACCAGAGATTCTCTATTGAGAAGCCCAAGTATGGTGATCCACATGTGAAGGCCAATGCTCTACTGCAAGCCCATTTTTCAAGGCACAATGTTGTTGGGAACCTGGCAGCTGATCAGCGGGAAATTCTCCTTTCTGCCCATAGGTTGCTCCAGGCAATGGTTGATGTTATATCCAGCAATGGTTGGCTTAGTCTTGCTCTTAATACAATGGAGTTGAGTCAAATGGTGACACAAGGCATGTGGGATCGTGATTCTGTTCTGCTTCAAGTTCCACACTTCACAAAGGATTTGGCTCGGAGGTGCCAGGAAAATGAAGGGAAGCCCATTGAGAGCATCTTTGATCTTGCTGAGATGGGTATTGATGAGATGCGGGATCTGTTGCAGCTATCAAACTCTCAGCTGCAGGATATCATTGAGTTCTTCAAGCGGTTCCCCAATGTTGATATGGCCTATGAGGTCCGTGAGGGTGACGACATTAGTGCCGGTGACAATGTGACAGTGCAGGTAACGCTGGAGCGTGACATGACGAACCTGCCGTCTGAGGTTGGGCCAGTTCATGCGCCGAGGTTCCCCAAGCCCAAGGAAGAAGGCTGGTGGCTGGTGATTGGTGACAGCTCCACCAACCAGTTGCTGGCAATCAAGAGAGTCGCACTGCAGAAGCGGGCAAGGGTGAAGCTTGAGTTCAGTGCTCCTGCAGAAGCTGGGAGAAAGGATTACATGATTTATTTGATGTCAGATTCTTACTTGGGCTGCGACCAGGAGTATGAGTTCACGGTTGATGTCAAGGATGCTGGAGATTGA